Proteins from one Mycobacterium sp. SMC-2 genomic window:
- the rpmD gene encoding 50S ribosomal protein L30, with amino-acid sequence MSAQLKITQVRSTIGARWKQRESLRTLGLRRIRQSVIREDNPQTRGLIAVVNHLVEVEEAK; translated from the coding sequence GTGAGCGCTCAACTGAAGATCACCCAGGTGCGCAGCACGATCGGGGCCCGCTGGAAGCAGCGGGAGAGCCTGCGCACCCTGGGCCTGCGGCGGATCCGCCAGTCGGTGATCCGTGAGGACAACCCACAGACCCGCGGCCTGATCGCGGTGGTGAACCACCTCGTTGAGGTGGAGGAGGCCAAGTGA
- the rplF gene encoding 50S ribosomal protein L6, which translates to MSRIGKQPVPVPAGVDVTIEGQNVSVKGPKGSLNLTVAEPITVERNEDGAIVVARPNDERRNRSLHGLSRTLVSNLVTGVTEGYTTKMEIFGVGYRVQLKGANLEFALGYSHPVVIEAPEGITFAVQSPTKFSISGIDKQKVGQISANIRRLRRPDPYKGKGVRYEGEQIRRKVGKTGK; encoded by the coding sequence ATGTCGCGCATTGGTAAGCAGCCGGTTCCGGTTCCCGCCGGAGTCGACGTAACGATCGAGGGCCAGAACGTCTCGGTGAAGGGCCCCAAGGGCAGCCTGAATCTGACGGTCGCCGAGCCGATCACGGTGGAGCGCAACGAGGACGGCGCGATCGTGGTCGCCCGTCCCAACGACGAGCGGCGCAACCGCTCGCTGCACGGGCTGTCGCGCACGCTGGTGTCCAACCTGGTCACCGGCGTGACCGAGGGTTACACCACCAAGATGGAGATCTTCGGGGTCGGTTACCGCGTGCAGCTCAAAGGCGCCAACCTCGAGTTCGCGCTGGGCTACAGCCATCCGGTGGTGATCGAGGCGCCCGAGGGCATCACGTTCGCGGTCCAGTCGCCGACGAAGTTCTCGATCTCCGGCATCGACAAGCAAAAGGTCGGCCAGATCTCGGCGAACATCCGCCGCCTGCGCCGTCCCGACCCGTACAAGGGCAAGGGCGTGCGCTACGAGGGCGAGCAGATCCGCCGCAAGGTCGGAAAGACAGGTAAGTAG
- a CDS encoding class I SAM-dependent methyltransferase, with protein MTSTRYEGDTWDLASSVGATATMVAASRAVASQGPDALLDDPLADPLVRAVGLEPFIRIVDGQVDFEDDPLFNRKARAEQITVRTRFFDDFFTAATKDGVRQAVILASGLDTRAYRLRWPVGTVVYEIDQPQVIAFKTDTLAGLGAAPTAERRAIAIDLRDDWPAALRDGGFDVTQPAAWSAEGLLPYLPPEAQDRLFDNITALSAPGSRLATEHMPDGNAFSDERLQRISQRWQRLGFNLNAADLFYRGERNIVVDYLSTHGWQVRAHPARELYARNGFDFPEDEMSAAFGELSYVAATLA; from the coding sequence ATGACCTCCACCAGGTATGAGGGAGACACCTGGGACCTGGCGTCCAGCGTGGGTGCCACGGCCACCATGGTCGCGGCATCCCGCGCGGTGGCGTCGCAGGGGCCCGACGCGCTGCTCGACGATCCGCTGGCCGACCCACTGGTCCGCGCCGTCGGCCTGGAGCCCTTCATCCGCATCGTCGACGGGCAGGTCGATTTCGAGGACGACCCGCTGTTCAACCGCAAGGCCCGCGCCGAGCAGATCACGGTGCGCACCCGGTTCTTCGACGACTTCTTCACCGCCGCCACCAAAGACGGCGTGCGGCAGGCCGTGATCCTGGCTTCCGGGCTGGACACCCGCGCCTACCGCTTGCGGTGGCCCGTGGGCACGGTGGTCTACGAGATCGACCAGCCGCAGGTCATCGCGTTCAAGACCGACACGCTGGCCGGCCTCGGTGCCGCCCCGACCGCCGAGCGCCGCGCGATCGCCATCGACCTGCGCGACGACTGGCCGGCGGCATTGCGCGACGGCGGCTTTGACGTCACGCAGCCGGCCGCGTGGAGCGCGGAAGGGCTGCTGCCCTACCTGCCGCCCGAGGCCCAGGACCGGTTGTTCGACAACATCACCGCGCTCAGCGCGCCCGGCAGCCGCCTGGCCACCGAACACATGCCCGACGGCAACGCGTTCTCCGACGAGCGGTTGCAGCGCATCAGCCAGCGCTGGCAGCGGCTCGGTTTCAACCTCAACGCCGCCGACCTGTTCTACCGGGGCGAGCGCAACATCGTCGTCGACTACTTGAGCACCCACGGCTGGCAGGTGAGGGCCCACCCAGCTCGGGAGTTGTACGCGCGGAACGGGTTTGACTTCCCCGAGGACGAGATGTCGGCCGCCTTCGGCGAACTGAGCTACGTCGCCGCGACGCTGGCGTAG
- a CDS encoding class I SAM-dependent methyltransferase: MTKHHPHDYLPAAGHDALLPCYDLISRLLGINKVHQALIAQAGLGDCRRVLEIGCGTGNLIIRAKRGHPQLEAVGCDPDPRALDRARRKANDVRFEHGYAERLPYADGEFDRVLSSMMLHHVDDGAKAAAAQEIFRVLRPGGRLHLVDIGGDTTTDRSLLARLIRRSPHVAGNLGDAIPRLLTAAGFDCAEVASTRHHVLGRLTYYRATRPA; this comes from the coding sequence GTGACGAAACATCATCCACATGACTACTTGCCCGCCGCCGGCCACGACGCACTGCTGCCCTGCTACGACCTGATATCACGCCTGCTGGGCATCAACAAGGTTCACCAGGCCCTCATCGCACAGGCCGGGCTCGGCGACTGCCGTCGTGTCCTGGAAATCGGCTGCGGCACGGGCAATCTCATCATTCGGGCCAAACGCGGCCATCCGCAGCTGGAGGCGGTCGGTTGCGACCCCGATCCGCGCGCGCTCGACCGGGCGCGCCGCAAGGCCAACGACGTCCGTTTCGAGCACGGCTACGCCGAGCGGTTGCCCTACGCCGACGGCGAATTCGACCGGGTGCTGTCATCGATGATGCTGCACCATGTCGACGACGGCGCGAAAGCCGCTGCGGCGCAGGAGATCTTCCGGGTGCTGCGCCCCGGAGGCAGGCTGCACCTGGTCGATATCGGCGGCGACACGACCACCGACCGGAGCCTGCTGGCACGTCTCATCCGGCGCAGCCCGCACGTGGCGGGAAATCTCGGCGACGCGATTCCGCGGCTGCTGACCGCGGCGGGGTTCGACTGCGCCGAGGTCGCGTCGACGCGGCACCACGTTCTCGGGCGGTTGACCTACTACCGCGCGACCCGCCCCGCCTAG
- the rpsE gene encoding 30S ribosomal protein S5 yields the protein MAEQSAGGQGAPDSRDSRGDRDSRGRRDGGGRGGRDRDGDKSNYLERVVAINRVSKVVKGGRRFSFTALVIVGDGNGMVGVGYGKAKEVPAAIAKGVEEARKGFFRVPLIGGTITHPVQGEAAAGVVLLRPASPGTGVIAGGAARAVLECAGVRDILAKSLGSDNAINVVHATVTALKLLQRPEEVAARRGLPIEDVAPAGMLKARRESDALASAAAREAQIAGTQP from the coding sequence ATGGCGGAACAGTCGGCCGGCGGGCAAGGCGCCCCGGACAGCCGTGATTCGCGCGGTGACCGCGACAGCCGCGGTCGGCGCGACGGCGGCGGCCGCGGTGGCCGCGACCGCGACGGCGACAAGAGCAACTACCTGGAGCGGGTCGTCGCCATCAACCGCGTCTCCAAGGTGGTCAAGGGCGGTAGGCGCTTCAGCTTCACCGCATTGGTCATCGTGGGCGACGGCAATGGCATGGTCGGCGTCGGCTACGGCAAGGCCAAAGAAGTTCCGGCGGCCATCGCCAAGGGCGTGGAAGAGGCGCGCAAGGGCTTCTTCCGTGTGCCGCTGATCGGCGGCACCATCACGCATCCGGTACAGGGTGAAGCCGCCGCGGGCGTGGTGCTGCTGCGCCCGGCCAGCCCGGGTACCGGTGTGATCGCCGGCGGCGCGGCGCGTGCGGTGCTGGAATGCGCTGGGGTGCGCGACATCCTGGCCAAGTCACTGGGCAGCGACAACGCGATCAACGTGGTGCACGCCACCGTCACCGCGCTCAAGCTGCTGCAGCGCCCCGAGGAGGTGGCCGCCCGACGCGGACTGCCCATCGAGGATGTCGCCCCCGCCGGAATGCTGAAGGCGCGCCGGGAAAGTGACGCGCTGGCCAGTGCGGCGGCCCGCGAGGCCCAGATTGCGGGGACCCAACCGTGA
- a CDS encoding class I SAM-dependent methyltransferase, with translation MSRAHDDEWDLASSVGATATMVAAGRAMATKDPRGLIHDPFAEPLVRAVGVDFFIKMMDGELDLDAIENASQVRMQAMVDGMAVRTKYFDDYFVDATGGGIRQVVILASGLDSRAYRLPWPDGTVVYEIDQPRVIEFKTDTLAGIGAEPAAARRAVPIDLRADWPTALKAAGFDAAAPTAWLAEGLLIYLPPEAQDRLFDNITALSVPGSTIATEFVPGIVDFDADKVREMSGSFRDHGVDIDMASLVYAGERNHVVDYLRSKRWDVEGTTRTELFRRQGIEVPPRENDDPLGEIIFISGRLTG, from the coding sequence ATGTCACGCGCTCACGACGACGAGTGGGATCTGGCGTCCAGTGTGGGCGCGACCGCGACCATGGTGGCCGCCGGGCGCGCCATGGCGACGAAGGATCCCCGCGGCCTGATCCACGACCCCTTCGCCGAACCGCTGGTGCGCGCGGTGGGGGTGGACTTCTTCATCAAGATGATGGACGGCGAGCTCGACCTCGACGCGATCGAGAACGCCTCGCAGGTACGCATGCAGGCGATGGTGGACGGAATGGCGGTGCGCACCAAGTATTTCGACGACTACTTCGTCGACGCCACCGGCGGCGGGATCCGGCAGGTGGTGATCCTCGCGTCCGGCCTGGACTCGCGCGCCTACCGCCTGCCGTGGCCGGACGGCACGGTGGTCTACGAGATCGACCAGCCCCGCGTCATCGAGTTCAAGACGGACACGCTGGCCGGCATCGGCGCGGAACCGGCCGCGGCGCGGCGCGCCGTGCCGATCGACCTGCGCGCCGACTGGCCGACCGCCCTGAAGGCGGCCGGGTTCGACGCCGCGGCGCCGACCGCCTGGCTGGCCGAGGGTCTGCTGATCTACCTGCCGCCGGAAGCCCAGGACCGGTTGTTCGACAACATCACCGCGCTCAGCGTGCCCGGGAGCACGATCGCCACCGAATTCGTGCCCGGCATCGTCGATTTCGATGCCGACAAGGTGCGGGAGATGTCCGGCTCCTTCCGCGACCACGGCGTGGACATCGACATGGCTTCGCTGGTCTACGCCGGCGAGCGCAACCACGTCGTGGACTACCTGCGGTCCAAGCGCTGGGACGTCGAGGGCACCACTCGAACGGAACTGTTCCGGCGCCAGGGCATCGAGGTGCCGCCCCGCGAAAACGACGACCCGCTCGGCGAGATCATCTTCATCAGCGGCCGGCTCACCGGCTAG
- a CDS encoding SDR family NAD(P)-dependent oxidoreductase, with the protein MGDRVLITGASSGLGAALARRLAGRGAVVGLVARRRDRLGEVLADCRRTSPASAMWVADLADTAALGDLAAGVWDALGCIDVLINNAAVPKRRPVTALTPDEVENVMRVNFFAPMRLTLALLPRMLARGSGLIVNVSSVGGRLGIIHESAYCASKFALCGWSEAMAVDLYGSGVSVKLIEPGPVDTEIWDHPDSERPLYQGPKVAADVVADGIIAALDGDGFEHYVPDLKAVVDAKNADLDAFIAGAAALDTSESPQ; encoded by the coding sequence ATGGGTGATCGGGTGCTCATCACGGGCGCTTCGTCCGGTCTGGGCGCGGCCCTGGCCCGGCGGCTGGCCGGCCGCGGGGCGGTGGTGGGGCTGGTCGCGCGCCGCCGGGACCGGCTGGGCGAGGTGCTGGCCGATTGCCGGCGCACCTCGCCGGCATCGGCGATGTGGGTGGCCGACCTGGCCGACACCGCGGCGCTGGGCGACCTGGCCGCCGGGGTGTGGGACGCACTCGGCTGCATCGACGTGCTGATCAACAACGCGGCCGTCCCGAAGCGCCGGCCCGTCACCGCGCTGACCCCGGACGAGGTGGAAAACGTCATGCGGGTCAACTTCTTCGCCCCGATGCGGCTCACCCTGGCCCTGCTGCCGCGCATGCTGGCCCGCGGATCCGGCCTGATCGTCAACGTGTCGAGCGTCGGCGGCCGGCTCGGCATCATCCACGAGTCCGCTTATTGCGCAAGCAAATTCGCGCTCTGCGGGTGGAGCGAGGCGATGGCCGTCGACCTGTACGGCTCCGGCGTCTCGGTGAAGCTGATCGAGCCGGGTCCGGTCGACACCGAGATCTGGGACCACCCCGACAGCGAGCGGCCGCTCTACCAGGGGCCCAAGGTGGCCGCGGACGTGGTGGCCGACGGCATCATCGCGGCGCTGGACGGCGATGGCTTCGAGCACTACGTGCCCGACCTGAAAGCGGTCGTGGACGCCAAGAACGCCGACCTCGATGCGTTCATCGCCGGCGCGGCGGCTCTCGACACCAGCGAGTCGCCGCAATGA
- the rplO gene encoding 50S ribosomal protein L15, with translation MTIKLHDLKPAPGSKTARTRVGRGEGSKGKTAGRGTKGTKARKNVPATFEGGQMPIHMRLPKLKGFKNRFRTEYEVVNVGDINRLFPQGGSIGVDELVAKGAVRKNALVKVLGDGKLTVKVDLTAHKFSGSAREKITAAGGSATEL, from the coding sequence GTGACCATCAAGCTGCACGACCTGAAGCCGGCGCCCGGGTCGAAGACCGCCCGCACCCGCGTCGGTCGCGGTGAGGGCTCCAAGGGCAAGACCGCCGGCCGCGGCACCAAGGGCACCAAGGCCCGCAAGAACGTGCCGGCCACCTTCGAGGGTGGGCAGATGCCGATTCACATGCGGCTGCCCAAGCTCAAGGGATTTAAGAATCGGTTCCGCACCGAATACGAGGTCGTCAACGTCGGCGACATCAACCGGCTGTTCCCGCAGGGCGGTTCGATCGGCGTGGACGAGCTGGTGGCCAAGGGCGCGGTTCGCAAGAACGCGTTGGTCAAGGTCCTCGGCGACGGCAAGCTGACCGTCAAGGTCGACCTGACCGCGCACAAGTTCAGCGGCAGCGCCCGCGAGAAGATCACCGCCGCGGGCGGCTCGGCCACCGAGCTCTGA
- a CDS encoding LLM class flavin-dependent oxidoreductase — protein MRFSIAIPQLDYGRFDAEGLREYLARAEELGFEGGWVLEQIIGDAPLLAPLELLAYCAACTERLRLGVAVLVTSLHDPLQLASSVTAVDRLSHGRLDLGVGTGGGFRRFAAFGIEKSTYISYFTEGLKLMKAAWSDEPRVTFHGRFRDVDGLPIAPKPVQRPHPPIWFGGLAPKALARAVRHGDSFLGAGSSTTEAFAGAVGVVRRELDEQQKDPAHFTIGKRVYLVVDDDAARARERVLAGLRRIYGKMPGVEGVPVSGTPDDVVRGLREVIDAGAEYLLLNPVGVDVAENREQMERLAAEVIPRLG, from the coding sequence GTGAGGTTCTCCATTGCGATCCCCCAATTGGACTACGGCCGGTTCGACGCCGAAGGGCTGCGCGAATACCTGGCTCGCGCCGAGGAGCTCGGGTTCGAGGGGGGTTGGGTACTCGAGCAGATCATCGGGGACGCGCCGCTGCTGGCGCCGCTGGAGCTGCTGGCCTACTGCGCGGCCTGCACCGAGCGGCTACGCCTGGGGGTCGCCGTCCTGGTGACGTCGCTACACGATCCGCTGCAGTTGGCTTCTTCCGTCACCGCCGTCGACCGGCTCAGCCACGGCCGGCTGGACCTCGGCGTCGGAACCGGCGGGGGCTTCCGCAGATTCGCCGCGTTCGGCATCGAAAAGTCCACGTACATCTCGTACTTCACCGAGGGGCTGAAGTTGATGAAGGCGGCCTGGTCCGACGAACCCCGGGTCACCTTCCACGGCCGGTTCCGCGACGTCGACGGCCTGCCGATTGCGCCCAAGCCGGTGCAGCGCCCCCACCCGCCGATCTGGTTCGGCGGCCTGGCCCCCAAGGCGCTGGCCCGGGCCGTGCGCCACGGCGACTCGTTCCTGGGCGCCGGTTCGTCGACCACCGAGGCATTCGCCGGGGCCGTCGGCGTTGTGCGCCGCGAACTCGACGAACAGCAAAAGGACCCCGCGCATTTCACCATCGGCAAACGCGTCTACCTCGTGGTCGACGACGATGCGGCGCGGGCCCGCGAGCGTGTGCTCGCGGGGCTGCGGCGGATCTACGGCAAGATGCCCGGCGTGGAAGGCGTTCCGGTGTCGGGCACACCCGACGACGTCGTGCGCGGGCTGCGTGAGGTGATCGACGCCGGCGCCGAATACCTGTTGCTCAATCCCGTCGGCGTCGACGTCGCGGAAAACCGCGAGCAGATGGAACGCCTTGCGGCGGAGGTCATTCCGCGGTTGGGCTGA
- a CDS encoding AraC family transcriptional regulator: MTRPARMVRRRAGVPIYEYRTDPDTPPVSVARSGPEDFIERGRHIHDFPAIWYLPSAGLVYVAAAGRVLDPCRLEFRDAGVAVFFDPGALGEDARSPWPAWRAHPLLFPFLHGQAGGILRLDLPVARRSAWDAAIRSIETELDARQDGYRQAALAHLTLLLIDLARLAGPVVAELRRSGEPLVAEVFEVIDRRHAEQLSLRDVAGELGITPGHLTTVVRRRTGRTVGEWITERRMAEARTLLGETDLPIADVAGRVGIADPGYFSRLFSRTHGVSPRKWRGGAA, from the coding sequence ATGACGCGGCCTGCCCGGATGGTTCGACGGCGCGCGGGGGTGCCGATTTACGAATACCGCACGGATCCCGACACGCCCCCGGTTTCGGTGGCGCGGTCGGGTCCCGAGGATTTCATCGAGCGCGGTCGCCACATTCACGACTTCCCGGCAATCTGGTACCTGCCCTCCGCGGGGCTGGTGTACGTGGCCGCCGCGGGCCGGGTGCTCGACCCCTGCCGGCTGGAGTTCCGCGACGCCGGTGTGGCGGTGTTCTTCGACCCGGGCGCGCTCGGCGAGGACGCGCGATCGCCATGGCCGGCGTGGCGGGCGCACCCGCTGCTGTTCCCGTTCCTGCACGGACAGGCGGGCGGGATACTGCGCCTCGACCTGCCCGTGGCCCGGCGGTCGGCGTGGGACGCCGCGATCCGTTCGATCGAAACGGAACTGGACGCGCGGCAGGACGGTTACCGGCAGGCGGCGCTGGCGCACCTGACCCTGCTGTTGATCGACCTCGCGCGGCTGGCCGGGCCGGTGGTGGCCGAGCTGCGGCGCAGCGGCGAACCGCTGGTGGCCGAGGTGTTCGAGGTGATCGACCGGCGGCACGCCGAGCAGCTGTCGCTGCGCGACGTCGCCGGCGAACTCGGCATCACACCGGGACATTTGACGACCGTGGTCCGGCGCCGCACCGGACGCACGGTGGGGGAGTGGATCACCGAACGCCGCATGGCGGAGGCTCGCACATTGCTTGGCGAAACGGACCTTCCGATAGCCGACGTGGCCGGGCGGGTCGGGATTGCCGACCCGGGCTATTTCAGCAGGCTCTTCAGCCGGACCCACGGCGTTTCGCCCCGCAAATGGCGCGGTGGGGCCGCCTGA
- a CDS encoding zinc-binding dehydrogenase, protein MRALVYGVPPEPFEVPDGANTLTANLGRTPTALRDVPEPRLPHDDWVLTRPRLTGICGSDSKQILMDFGEGDADNAMSSFCSFPQVMGHEVVADVVALGRKARGLEVGQRVVLNPWLSCAPRGIEPPCPACRDGDYSLCWSFTDGDIKPGIHTGVSADVTGGYAELMPAHDSMLFGVPDAISDEMAVFADPFSVSLHAITRHPPPRSGRALVYGAGSLGLCAVAILRALYPDVAVAVVARFAAQAELARRFGAALVVDHEPRLAVVEELVAWGGGRLRQPLLGLPMAHPGAIDVVYDTVGKPETFEVGVRVLRSRGTLVKAGVHAPGRWEWSPLYFKEIDLVGSNAFGVEEVDGQRKHAIAHYLDLAAGSRVDLRPMLTHTFPLEHWREAFLAIANQADSGAVKVAFDQR, encoded by the coding sequence ATGAGGGCGCTGGTGTACGGCGTGCCGCCGGAGCCCTTCGAGGTCCCCGACGGGGCCAACACGCTCACGGCGAACCTGGGCCGCACCCCGACCGCCCTGCGGGACGTGCCGGAACCGCGACTGCCGCACGACGATTGGGTGCTCACCCGACCGCGGTTGACCGGCATCTGCGGCTCGGATTCCAAGCAGATCCTGATGGATTTCGGCGAGGGCGACGCCGACAACGCCATGTCGTCCTTCTGTTCCTTCCCGCAAGTCATGGGCCACGAGGTGGTCGCCGACGTGGTCGCGCTGGGCCGCAAGGCGCGCGGGCTAGAAGTGGGGCAGCGGGTGGTGCTCAACCCGTGGCTGTCCTGCGCGCCCCGCGGCATCGAGCCGCCCTGCCCCGCCTGCCGGGATGGCGACTACAGCCTGTGCTGGAGCTTCACCGACGGGGACATCAAGCCGGGCATCCACACCGGGGTGTCCGCCGACGTGACGGGCGGCTACGCCGAATTGATGCCCGCGCACGACAGCATGCTGTTCGGCGTGCCGGATGCCATTTCCGACGAGATGGCCGTGTTCGCCGACCCGTTCTCGGTGTCCCTGCACGCGATCACCCGCCACCCGCCGCCGCGCTCCGGGCGCGCCCTGGTGTACGGGGCCGGCTCGCTGGGATTGTGTGCGGTCGCGATCCTGCGGGCGCTCTACCCGGACGTGGCCGTCGCGGTGGTGGCGCGCTTTGCGGCCCAGGCCGAGCTGGCCCGAAGGTTCGGGGCCGCGCTGGTGGTGGATCACGAACCGCGCCTGGCCGTCGTCGAGGAGTTGGTCGCGTGGGGCGGCGGCCGGTTGCGGCAGCCGCTGCTGGGGCTGCCGATGGCCCACCCCGGGGCCATCGACGTCGTCTACGACACCGTCGGCAAGCCGGAGACGTTCGAGGTCGGCGTGCGGGTGTTGCGCTCGCGCGGGACGCTGGTGAAGGCCGGCGTGCACGCGCCCGGCCGCTGGGAGTGGAGCCCCTTGTATTTCAAGGAGATCGACCTCGTGGGTTCCAACGCCTTCGGCGTCGAGGAGGTCGACGGGCAGCGCAAGCATGCCATCGCCCACTACCTGGACCTGGCGGCAGGCAGCCGGGTGGACCTGCGTCCCATGCTCACGCACACCTTCCCGCTCGAACACTGGCGCGAGGCGTTCCTCGCGATCGCCAACCAGGCCGACAGCGGTGCCGTGAAGGTCGCGTTCGACCAGCGCTAG
- the rplR gene encoding 50S ribosomal protein L18 produces MGQSVSATRRVSRLRRHARLRKKITGTPERPRLVVNRSARHIHVQLVNDENGTTVAAASSIEDDVRGLQGDKKARSVRVGQLIAERAKAAGIDTVVFDRGGYTYGGRIAALADAARENGLSF; encoded by the coding sequence GTGGGGCAGAGCGTATCCGCAACCCGCCGGGTCTCCCGGCTGCGTAGGCACGCCCGGCTGCGCAAGAAGATCACGGGCACCCCGGAGCGTCCGCGGCTCGTCGTCAACCGGTCCGCGCGCCACATTCACGTGCAACTGGTCAACGACGAGAACGGCACCACGGTGGCCGCCGCGTCGTCGATCGAGGACGACGTGCGGGGCCTGCAGGGCGACAAGAAGGCCCGCAGCGTGCGGGTCGGGCAATTGATCGCCGAGCGCGCCAAGGCCGCCGGCATCGACACCGTGGTCTTCGACCGCGGCGGGTACACCTACGGCGGACGCATCGCGGCGCTGGCCGATGCCGCACGCGAGAACGGATTGAGTTTCTAG
- the sppA gene encoding signal peptide peptidase SppA: MFAFLPSIPGVDDVRALAGRVDTARHHGVPNGCVLELDLRSAPPEAIGFDPLAIFTGGRPMALRDAVAAIHRAAEDPRVAGLIARVQLAASPPAAVQELREAIAAFTAAKPSLAWAETYPGTLSYYLASAFREVWMQPSGSVGLIGFASNATFLRDAFDKAGIEPQFVARGQYKSAANRFTEHGFTAAHREAVTRMLESLQEQAWRAIAESRKLDPEALDALADRAPLLRDDAVAAGLLDRIGFRDEAYARIAELVGVEDVSDDTAPPRLYLARYAGAARSRLAPPRPQVPGRRPKPTLAVVTVDGMIVDGRGGPQFLPLGVAVAGGDTIGAALREAAADDSVSAIVLRVNSPGGAITASESIWREVTRARKRGKPVVASMGAVAASGGYYVSMGADAIVANPATVTGSIGVITGKLVVRDLLERWGVTSDTVRTNANADAWSIDAPFTPEQQAHREAEADLFYADFVQRVAEARNLTAEAVDRVAQGRIWTGADALERGLVDELGGFHTAVRRAKVLAGLDVDSEVRIVSYPSSSLLNMVRPRASSQPAAASLPDALAALLGRTVTGVLANVEQTLSGARVLWPGPSRF, encoded by the coding sequence ATGTTCGCCTTCCTGCCCTCGATCCCCGGGGTCGACGACGTCCGCGCGCTGGCCGGGCGGGTCGACACCGCCCGCCACCACGGCGTACCCAACGGCTGTGTGCTCGAACTCGACCTGCGTTCGGCGCCGCCGGAGGCGATCGGGTTCGACCCGCTGGCGATTTTCACCGGGGGCAGGCCGATGGCGTTGCGCGACGCCGTCGCCGCCATCCACCGCGCGGCCGAGGACCCGCGGGTCGCCGGGCTGATCGCCCGGGTTCAGCTTGCCGCGTCGCCGCCGGCCGCGGTGCAGGAGCTGCGCGAGGCCATCGCCGCGTTCACCGCCGCCAAGCCGTCGCTGGCCTGGGCCGAGACCTACCCGGGCACGCTGTCCTATTACCTGGCGTCGGCGTTCCGCGAGGTGTGGATGCAGCCGTCGGGAAGCGTCGGGCTGATCGGCTTCGCGAGCAACGCCACCTTCCTGCGCGACGCGTTCGACAAGGCGGGCATCGAACCCCAATTCGTCGCGCGCGGCCAATACAAGTCGGCGGCAAACCGTTTCACCGAACACGGCTTCACAGCGGCGCACCGCGAGGCCGTCACCCGGATGCTGGAAAGCCTGCAGGAGCAGGCGTGGCGGGCGATCGCCGAATCGCGCAAGCTCGACCCCGAAGCGCTCGACGCGCTGGCCGACCGCGCCCCGCTGTTGCGCGACGACGCGGTGGCCGCCGGCCTGCTCGACCGGATCGGATTCCGCGACGAAGCCTACGCCCGCATCGCTGAACTCGTTGGGGTGGAGGACGTTTCGGATGACACCGCCCCGCCTCGCCTGTACTTGGCGCGCTACGCGGGCGCGGCCCGCTCCCGGTTGGCCCCACCCAGGCCACAGGTTCCGGGCCGCCGGCCCAAGCCGACCCTGGCCGTCGTCACCGTCGACGGCATGATCGTGGACGGACGCGGCGGGCCCCAGTTCCTCCCGTTGGGCGTCGCTGTCGCCGGCGGCGACACGATCGGGGCGGCGCTACGGGAGGCGGCCGCCGACGACTCGGTGTCCGCGATCGTGCTGCGGGTGAACAGTCCCGGCGGGGCGATCACCGCCTCGGAGAGCATCTGGCGCGAGGTGACCAGGGCCCGCAAACGCGGCAAGCCGGTGGTGGCTTCCATGGGCGCGGTGGCCGCTTCCGGCGGCTACTACGTGTCGATGGGCGCCGACGCCATCGTCGCCAACCCGGCGACGGTCACCGGTTCGATCGGTGTGATCACCGGCAAGCTGGTGGTGCGCGACCTGTTGGAGCGGTGGGGGGTCACGTCGGATACCGTGCGCACGAACGCCAATGCCGACGCCTGGTCGATCGACGCGCCGTTCACGCCGGAGCAGCAGGCCCATCGGGAAGCCGAAGCGGACCTGTTCTACGCGGACTTCGTGCAGCGGGTCGCCGAGGCGCGCAACCTGACTGCCGAAGCCGTCGATCGCGTTGCGCAGGGACGCATCTGGACCGGTGCCGACGCGCTCGAGCGCGGCTTGGTTGACGAACTCGGCGGGTTCCACACCGCGGTGCGCCGGGCCAAGGTGCTGGCCGGCCTGGACGTGGACAGCGAGGTCCGCATCGTCAGCTATCCGAGCTCCTCGCTGCTGAACATGGTGCGGCCCCGGGCCTCGTCACAGCCTGCCGCCGCCTCGCTGCCCGACGCGTTGGCCGCGCTGCTCGGCCGCACGGTCACCGGCGTCCTGGCCAACGTCGAACAGACGCTGAGCGGCGCCCGCGTGCTGTGGCCCGGGCCGTCGCGGTTCTAG